The stretch of DNA GGTGGTTCCGCCCCTTTTTCGCCCGACGCCCAACGGTCGATCTCACGGTGAATCTTGATTTGCGCCGGACTGACTTCTGGTGAACGTTCTAATTCTCGCTTGATTGACTCTAGCAGATCTTTGATGCGATGCTGGTCGACTGGTCGGAGGGTCTGACTTTGCAGCCAGGCCGAATGCTGGGCGAACCATCCACCGACCTCTTCGGTCAGATCCGCGCCGGCATGAACCCCGCGCGCGATGTCATCGAGACGGTTGATACCATCGAGCACACGCAACCGCTCCTCCTTGAGGGAAACCGCCTTCTGCAGGAACTGCTCGAGCAGTGACTCCAGTGAATGAAGCGTTTCAGCGCGACTCAACCGTGTCTCCGATAGTAGTGGTCGTGATATTCCGCGTGGTGGTCAGCCGCGAACTTGATTTCTGATGCAGGTACTCTTCGAACAGCCCTGCCAGCCGATTGACCATCTTCTCAAGCTCCGGCGACGGAATATTCTTTGTCGACATGATCGGTTTGCGCTCGGTCGGGGTGATTATCCCGGACAGCTTCAGGAGCGCGAGCCGTTTTAGTGATTCTTCCTGACCAAGATGGCTGTCGCGGCAGATATCGTTGACCGTGCGGTGGCCATCGACCAGCGCCATGATATTCCACTCCGCCGCTTGGAGGGTGACCGCTCGGGTCCGCCCGCCCTGCGAGGCCGAGATGGTATACACAACGCTGCGGTCCGGCAGAACTTCGTTGACCATGTTCAGTTCGTCGATCCGGCGGAGCCCCTCGAGAATGACATTTTCAACCGACAACCGGACAGTCACTTCTTCTTCGGTCGGATACTGATTCTCGTAGAACTTGAATGTCCCATCCTGCCAGGTCAGCAGGGAGAAAAGCAGGAATTCGATCTGCTCTTTGATGACCGCTTCGAGATCAGCCCTGTCGATAAACCCCTTGGCGATCATGATCTCGCCAAGGCGCTTCGTATTTTCAGTCTTGGCCTGCGCTTGTACCGCTTCCTCTAACTGGGAGGCGGAGAGTTTGCGACGTTCTTTCAGGAGTTGGCCGAGATGAAAAGTCTGGCGCGGACCGTAGCCGTAAATGATATCGCCGGACTCGAAGTAGATCATGACGATCGAGTCGTCTTTTTGGATGCCGAGTGTTCCGGATTTGCGTCCAGCCGCGATCAGTTGGAAAATCTCCGGTAGCGTAAATTTGGATATGTTTCCCTGCAAATCGAGTTCCATCGTCTTCCTTGCGCATGCAAAACGTTAAGGCAGGAGTCTCCCGAGCGGTTGCCCGACCGGTCGGGAAGTCACGCGGCGAGAAATTCGTGACGCATGACGAACCATGATAACATTATACGCAGCATCGAGTCAACAGTGAACTTGGTCTCTCGCACATTCTTTATCATTCTTTCGGAGTTTGACGGACCATATGGCGTGACCGGCGCGGCAAATTCTTGTTTTGGAAATATTGGTATCCTGATATACTTGGTGGAACCTTGGGAGTATGCATGACCGATCAGTCGATCTCTATAGTCGAATGCAAGCCGATCGGAAGCGGCAGCCGCTACCGAATTATCATCACCCATCGCGAAAAACCGCTGTTGGTCTCGGATGAACTGGTCTACCGTCACCGGCTCAAAGCCGGGATCGTGATCACTCAGCCGCAGCTCGAGCAACTCGAGGCCGAAGCGGAGCAGTCGGAGTGTGATCATACCGTTGCTCGTCTGCTGGCGATCCGGGAGCATTCAATCGGCCAGATCAGGGTCAAGCTCGCCCAGCGAAAGTTCAAGCCGGACGTGATCAAGTCGATCATCAAGCGATATGCCGATCGCGGATTGCTCGATGATGCCCACTTTGCCCATGACCAGGGATCACGTTTCCTGGCGCATAACCCGGCGGGCCGGGAATTCCTGATCAACTGGTTGCGGCGGAAACATATCGACCGCGACCTGGCCGAAACCACCGCCGATATGCTGCTCGGAGAGCAGGATGAAGTGACGCTGGCGGTTCAGTCGCTTGAGCGCAAGTGGAACAGCCTCAAGGAATTTGACCTTGAACGAGCCCGCACCAAAGCATATACTTATTTGAGCCGGAGGGGGATCGGCTACTCGGCCGCCAAAGCGGCCTTTGAGCAACTGTACAACCGGGATAACGAGGCAGGCAACCATTAAGACCGCAGATATTCGTTCCTCATTTCTGGACTACTTTGTCCGGCACGACCATAAACTGGTCGCATCATCGCCGGTCGTCCCTTTCAACGACCCGACTATCCTGTTCACAAATGCCGGGATGAACCAGTTCAAGGATGTCTTCACCGGCCAGCGGAAGACGGACTATAAACGAGCGACCAGCTCCCAGAAGTGTATCCGCGCCGGTGGCAAACATAACGACCTGGATAATGTCGGCTTCACCGCCCGCCATCACACTTTCTTTGAGATGCTCGGTAACTTTTCGTTTGGCGATTACTTCAAAGAAGAAGCGATCACATTTGCCTGGGAGTGGGTCACCAAAACTCTCCAGCTCCCCAAAGACCGGCTGTATGCCAGCGTGTACGAAACCGATGATGATGCTTTTGCGCTCTGGGAAAAGATCGCCCCTGAACTGAAGAATGGGCGGATATTGCGGTTCGGCAAAAAAGACAATTTCTGGTCGATGGGAGATGTCGGACCGTGCGGTCCCTGCACCGAGATTCATATTGATCGCGGTCCTCAGTTCGGCACCGGCCCCGATGATGTCGTCAATGGTGAGACAGAGCGCTTTGTTGAGTTCTGGAATCTGGTCTTTATGCAGTATGAACAGCAGCCGGATGGCCAGGTAGTCCCTCTCCCTCGACCCTCAGTTGATACCGGCGCTGGCCTCGAACGAATCGCCTGTATCATGCAGGGAGTCGACTCCAATTACCAGATCGACCTGTTCCAGACGATCATCAAGGCGATCTCTGAATTGACCCACGCCAAATACGCTGATAACAAGACCTCACACCATGTCGTGGCCGACCACATCCGAGCGCTGACATTCGCTCTGGCCGATGGCGCCGGGATCTCCAACGAAGGGCGCGGCTATGTGCTGCGTCGCATCCTGCGACGCGCCGCCCGCCATGGACGCTTGCTTGGTTCTCATGAACCGTTCATTTACCAGTTGGTGCCGGTATTGGTTGCAGAGATGGGCGCGGCTTATCCGGAAATACGGGAAAAGCAGGATCATATCCAGCGAGTCATCCGGACGGAAGAAGAAGGATTCCTGCGGACATTGGAAACGGGGTTGGAGCTCTTCGACAAAGTCGCCAAAAAGGTCAAAGCATCGAATTCGAAGATCGTCGATGGTGAGACCGTGTTTCGTCTCTACGATACCTACGGCTTCCCGGCCGACCTGACCGAGATCATCGCGCATGAATACGGACTGACAGTCGACCTGATCGGCTTCGAAGATGCCATGTCGCGCCAGCAGGCGCAGTCGCGCAAAGGGTCCGACTTTAAGACAACCGGCGCACAGTTGGCCAAGACAGTTGCCAAACTGGCCGAAGATGAAAAATGGTCATTCCACGAGACCAAATTCGTCCGCGGTCATATGTCGGTCGGGGCGATGGTGCAATATGCCGCTCTGATCGATGATTCCGTGGCTGTGATTCTCGACAAGACCCCATTCTATGTCGAGTCCGGCGGACAGATCAGTGATATCGGGAGAATTCACGGCGACGGTCTGGATATTACGATCTCAGAGCTGGTGAACGTGAATGGCTATTACGTGCATATCGGTCAGTTTGCGATCGGCTCGATCGAACTTCTTCGGCCCGGTATCCACTTAACCGCGGAACTTGATGCCGCCAGGCGATGGGATATCATGCGCAATCATACCGCCACCCATTTGCTGCATGCCGCACTTCGCCAGGTTCTTGGCGAACATGTCAAACAGGGAGGATCGTATGTCGGTCCCGATCGCGCCCGCTTTGATTTCTCGCATCACCAGCCGATGAGCCACGAAGAGATCCGTCGGGTCGAAGAGATCGTGAACATGCAGATTCTCGAAGGCTCCGAAGTCTTGACCGATGTCATGCCGATCGAAGAAGCGAAGAAAACCGGTGCGATGGCGTTGTTCGGCGAAAAGTACGGTGATACCGTGCGAGTCGTCTCTGTCCCTGGCTTCTCCAAAGAACTGTGCGGCGGGACACATGTGCAGAGTATCTCCCAGATCGGTCCATTCATGATCACGCTGGAAACCGGCATTGCTTCGGGAGTACGTCGCATTGAATCCGTCACCGGTCGCATCGCCACTCAGATGATGCTGGATTCCAAGGCAGTTCGCACGCAAGCAGCACAGTTGCTGGGCCGCCGCGAGGATGAGATCATTCCGGCGATCGAGACGCTTAAAGAGACGGTCGGCTCTCTGCAAAAAGAACTGAAAAAAGTCAAATCGGATATGTTCTCCGGCGGCGGCAAGTCGCTTGGCGATGAATCGCAGATCGGCCCGCTCAAACTGATCACTCATTATTTTGGCGAATCCGATAAAGATATCATGACCGGTTGGCTGGATACCGAAAAGGCAAAACCGGGAGCAAATGTCGTCGTCGCACTGGGGCTCACCGGGGGCAAGCCAACTTTCCTGGCATCTGCCAGCACTAGCGCAGTCAATGACCATAAGATCGATGTCGGTGCGATCTCTAAAGAGCTACTCGCTCAATTCGGCGGACGAGGCGGCGGTAAGCCGGCATTCGCGCAGGGCGGTGTCGCCGTCGATACCAATCCGGATGAGTTTTTTTCGCGTCTGAAAGCAATGTTGCTAGCAAAGGTATAAAAGTGTCGGTATTTGCACGGCTGATCGAAACACGGGCTAAAAAGGGAGGTGGTTTCCTTCTGCTGCTGGATCCTGACCGGATCACGCAACGGGAATATCTCCGCCTTGCCGAGGCCGCGCAAGAATCAGGCGTGGATGCCATACTCATCGGGTCTTCCTTCGTGCTTCGCAGCAATTTCCCAGCCGCGGTCCAGGCGATCAAAGAAGTAACCGAACTTCCAGTGATCATCTTCCCTGGCTCAATAACCCAGATCACTGAGCATGCCGATGCCATCCTCTTCACCTCACTGCTCTCCGGCCGGAATGCCACTTATCTCATCGATGAACAGGTCAAGGGGGCGCCGATCATTAAGGAGTCAGGGATCGAACCGATCCCGACAGGCTATCTGCTGATCGAGTCAGGCAATCTGACCTCGGTGCAATTCGTTTCCGGTTCGCCGCCGATCCCGAGCGGTAAACATGATATCGCCGCGGCCCACGCGTTAGCCGCCGAATATCTCGGTATGAAACTGGTTTATCTGGAGGCAGGCTCCGGCGCGAAAGTGCCGGTACCAGTGGAAATGGTCCGCGAGGTATCCTCGTACATTTCTATTCCGGTGATCGTAGGAGGCGGACTTAAGACTCCGGAGTCTGTCGCCGCTCGCATTGAAGCCGGGGCGTCATTTGTAGTTGTCGGCAATCATTTTGAAAGCGATCACAATCTGCAGCATCTTCGCGAACTCACCGCCGCTGCACATCCCAAACAGACCATTCGCGTATGAACAGCATCCAGAAACTTGAACGATTTCGGCGCCATGCCGAAGAATCTATGCTCCTTCGACGTGTGATCGTCGAACGCCTCGGCGAGCAGATCATTGAGTGTTCCAACCTGATCGCCGGCGTGATCGGTTCAGGCGGCAAGATCCTCCTGGCCGGAAATGGCGAGTCCGCTGCAACCGCCTCGCATTTTGCCGCGCAGTTGGTGGTCAGGTTACGCGCGGACCATTTGCGGCAGTCGCTCCCGGCGATAACTCTAGCCGGAGATACTGCTGTCCTGACCGCGGCAGCTACGGAACTTGGATTCAAAGAGATGTTTGCTCGCCAGATCGAAGGAATCGGGCACAAAGGAGACCTGCTGATCGTGATCGCTACCTCCGATGATGCCGAAAGTCTGACGCGCGCGATTCAGGTCGCGCGAGCACGCGGCATGTTGACGATCGGATTGCTTGGCGCCAATGGTGTTCGCATCGCCAATTCCGTCGACCGTGCCTTGCTCATTCCGCATCCTTCCACTCAGCGGGTGCAGGAAGAGCACCTCTTTCTGATTCACCTGCTGGTCGAATTGATCGAAACGGATCTGGTGGCATGACTGCAGCCTCGACAGACTGGCTGAACCGAGCGCTTCAGATCTGCTTTGCCCTCTTTGTCATCACCTCAGCATTTTCGATCGCCCTCGCCCAGATGATGTTGGGCGTTTCGCTGGCACTTTTTATCGCTGTTTCGATTCGCGAGCGACACAATCCTTTCGCGGGCCCCGCCAAAACTCTCTACCTGTTTATCCTCCTGTATCTGATCTGGCTGCTTTTCTCGGCGGTCATGGGAAAAACGCCGCTTCGCTCACTGCTGATCTGCAAAGAGGAGTGGCTGTTCCTGGCCATCCCGATCGGGATATATCTACTTCAGCGACGTTCTTACAGTGAAAAAGTGCTCTTCGGATTCGCTGTGGCAACCGGCATAGTTTCGTTGTTTGCAGTAACACAGTTTTTCACCGGGACGCATTGGCTGCACTATTCTCACGGATCATTTGAAGCGATCGAGGTTGCCCGACCGGTAGGCAATTTCACCCACTGGCTGACTTTCGCCAATTTCTATGCCACCGCCGGGACT from bacterium encodes:
- a CDS encoding geranylgeranylglyceryl/heptaprenylglyceryl phosphate synthase, encoding MSVFARLIETRAKKGGGFLLLLDPDRITQREYLRLAEAAQESGVDAILIGSSFVLRSNFPAAVQAIKEVTELPVIIFPGSITQITEHADAILFTSLLSGRNATYLIDEQVKGAPIIKESGIEPIPTGYLLIESGNLTSVQFVSGSPPIPSGKHDIAAAHALAAEYLGMKLVYLEAGSGAKVPVPVEMVREVSSYISIPVIVGGGLKTPESVAARIEAGASFVVVGNHFESDHNLQHLRELTAAAHPKQTIRV
- a CDS encoding SIS domain-containing protein, encoding MNSIQKLERFRRHAEESMLLRRVIVERLGEQIIECSNLIAGVIGSGGKILLAGNGESAATASHFAAQLVVRLRADHLRQSLPAITLAGDTAVLTAAATELGFKEMFARQIEGIGHKGDLLIVIATSDDAESLTRAIQVARARGMLTIGLLGANGVRIANSVDRALLIPHPSTQRVQEEHLFLIHLLVELIETDLVA
- the alaS gene encoding alanine--tRNA ligase translates to MSNCTTGITRQATIKTADIRSSFLDYFVRHDHKLVASSPVVPFNDPTILFTNAGMNQFKDVFTGQRKTDYKRATSSQKCIRAGGKHNDLDNVGFTARHHTFFEMLGNFSFGDYFKEEAITFAWEWVTKTLQLPKDRLYASVYETDDDAFALWEKIAPELKNGRILRFGKKDNFWSMGDVGPCGPCTEIHIDRGPQFGTGPDDVVNGETERFVEFWNLVFMQYEQQPDGQVVPLPRPSVDTGAGLERIACIMQGVDSNYQIDLFQTIIKAISELTHAKYADNKTSHHVVADHIRALTFALADGAGISNEGRGYVLRRILRRAARHGRLLGSHEPFIYQLVPVLVAEMGAAYPEIREKQDHIQRVIRTEEEGFLRTLETGLELFDKVAKKVKASNSKIVDGETVFRLYDTYGFPADLTEIIAHEYGLTVDLIGFEDAMSRQQAQSRKGSDFKTTGAQLAKTVAKLAEDEKWSFHETKFVRGHMSVGAMVQYAALIDDSVAVILDKTPFYVESGGQISDIGRIHGDGLDITISELVNVNGYYVHIGQFAIGSIELLRPGIHLTAELDAARRWDIMRNHTATHLLHAALRQVLGEHVKQGGSYVGPDRARFDFSHHQPMSHEEIRRVEEIVNMQILEGSEVLTDVMPIEEAKKTGAMALFGEKYGDTVRVVSVPGFSKELCGGTHVQSISQIGPFMITLETGIASGVRRIESVTGRIATQMMLDSKAVRTQAAQLLGRREDEIIPAIETLKETVGSLQKELKKVKSDMFSGGGKSLGDESQIGPLKLITHYFGESDKDIMTGWLDTEKAKPGANVVVALGLTGGKPTFLASASTSAVNDHKIDVGAISKELLAQFGGRGGGKPAFAQGGVAVDTNPDEFFSRLKAMLLAKV
- a CDS encoding regulatory protein RecX, whose amino-acid sequence is MTDQSISIVECKPIGSGSRYRIIITHREKPLLVSDELVYRHRLKAGIVITQPQLEQLEAEAEQSECDHTVARLLAIREHSIGQIRVKLAQRKFKPDVIKSIIKRYADRGLLDDAHFAHDQGSRFLAHNPAGREFLINWLRRKHIDRDLAETTADMLLGEQDEVTLAVQSLERKWNSLKEFDLERARTKAYTYLSRRGIGYSAAKAAFEQLYNRDNEAGNH
- a CDS encoding DUF4388 domain-containing protein; the protein is MELDLQGNISKFTLPEIFQLIAAGRKSGTLGIQKDDSIVMIYFESGDIIYGYGPRQTFHLGQLLKERRKLSASQLEEAVQAQAKTENTKRLGEIMIAKGFIDRADLEAVIKEQIEFLLFSLLTWQDGTFKFYENQYPTEEEVTVRLSVENVILEGLRRIDELNMVNEVLPDRSVVYTISASQGGRTRAVTLQAAEWNIMALVDGHRTVNDICRDSHLGQEESLKRLALLKLSGIITPTERKPIMSTKNIPSPELEKMVNRLAGLFEEYLHQKSSSRLTTTRNITTTTIGDTVESR